ATCCCATCCAGATTTGGCCGCCccaccgccgctgccccgccgccagaTCGGAGCGCGGCCCCGGTCCGATCCCGCTCCGCCCTCCCCAGGTGAGCTCCCGACCCCGCTCGGCTGCCGGCCTACTCGAACCCCGTTCGTATCTTCTCCGATCCGTGTCCTAGAGTAGGAAGCGCGCGTGATCTGATGCGCTGGTGCAAGTTGATGCGTGTTTTTTTTTTCCTTAGATTgtatcatgcttggtttggttttGCGATCTGCGGTGCCGGGAGCCAGGCAATGCGATGATGATGCGCGCGTGGGAATTGCCGCGGCTAGCTCCGTAGATCTAGATCACCTGGCCGCCTGAACTTGGACTGCGTGCTGGATGGAGGAGACGGGCTTGTGATCCGCGATGCCTCGTGAACCACGCCGGGTGGTGGATCCGCGATGGAGCTGGGTTCGGGGTTCGGCCGGTGCTTCCGATGCGGAATTACCTGCCCCCACGAGGAGGTCCAGCCTGCTGCGATCTGTACTATAGTGTTTTGTAGTGACAAGACTTGCAGCTGACGGCAACCTGGAGTGCCTGGTGGGTGCGTGCGGTGACTTGAGTTAGGATCACTCATTTTGACACATAGATCGGGTAACCTATAGTATTCCCCTATCGTCATGGATAGAAAGGTGCTTCACTGTTTTGGAAGAAATAGATCTATTGATGGGAAGTGAAGCATGAGCTTGTTTGATGATAATTATCCATTTTATCGCTTTAGCCTTTATGTTTCCATTTCCAGCCAATTCCGCTAGTATTGGCACCACAAATTAGCTAGGAGTAGTTATGATTTCAAGTGTACTCTTCTTATTAGCCCAGTCAAGCATTTCTCTAGTTGTATTCGCGCAAAAAAACATTTCTCTAATTGGACAATGGTTATGCTGATTGATTGCTTTCAGTTTAAATTACGTGCCAACTTGGTTTCACTAAACTGCATGTTTTCCCCACTAGAAACCAACACAACACAAATACCAAATTAACtatgttttcataaagtattaccaTAAACATACAATTCCATGCAATCCCATCATCTTGGTGTCCTGCAATGTGGTGAGTGGCCTGCATTTACCTGACCAGTTGTTTAGTGTCCAACACCACCTTGGCTACACAACGCGAGCCTTGGGTTATGACATATGCACCCAAACCCATGTGCACTtgccttgtaaaacttcaactcaacCCAGACCAAGATTGTGTTAGACAACTTTTAGAAATTTCCGACTATCACAGAAATGGCAAAACATAAAAACAACTATAACCACTGTGTCTACTGTTCGTATAATGCCCCCTCTCACTTTGCATATAAATAGTAAGTTCCTCTTCCAGACCTGTTGCCCCCAAGTTTGCAGACTCCCTATGTGAACCAAATTGGCCCCCCTTTTCTTCCTTGCAGAAAAAGCATTGAGTAGATTTGGTTGTGGTCTTTGATTCATGTTCCTGTGATGTGGTCTTTGATTAGGTCATGATTTCATAATCTGCATGCCTTGTGATTTGCGCCTCAATCTAGCCTAGGTTCAGTtatatggtactccctccgtcccataatataagagtggttttgacactacattagtgtcaaaaacgctcttatattatggaacggagggagtagatgtttgGATTATTTGGTTGTCTGGTTCATGGTGAGATGAAAATGCTCTGTACACGGGAGCTCTGTCTATTATGTTCTTTGTTCCTTTCCTTGGGTATAGTCTCTGTGAACTATGGTGGTGCATCTGCTACTTCTGCATCTTAGATTTTGAGTTAGTAACTTTGATGAATTATAGCAAGTAATGTTCTCCCATACATCCAGTTTTTTTTGTTCTTGTTATTGAGTTCCCGGGGAATCCATTAAACGGCTTTCCTTTTGAGGATGAGAAGGGAAAAGATAGCCGAGTAAAACTGTGCTATTTTCTGTTGGATCATAACCATGGTTGCCTGTTTTGGTAACAGTTTATGTACACCTATCTGCAGGGACATGGGAATGGAGGTCGTCGGAGCTGAAGCTGCACCAGCACAGGTTAAAGTAGCTGATGAGGAAGTGACCCTTTTTCAAGACAAGGAAAGCCAAGCAACTGCAAAGGAGCGGGAGGAAGCAGCTGTTTTTGGTTCAGACAATGGCAAAGCTGCGGCAAATGACATGGCACCTCCAAAGGACGCAGCGGAGGAGTGGCCTGAACCTAAGCAAACTTATACCTTCTACTTTGTCAAGGTCCGCTCATTTGAGGACCCTAAGCTGAGAGCAAAACTCGAGCAGGCTGAGAAGGACTTCCAAAATAAGATCCAAGCTCGGGCCAAGATTATTGATGCTATAAAAGCTAAAAAGGTATTTCTTCTTAAAACTCAACATCGAAGTAGGCCCTACCTCTTTTAGTCCTAATTCTAATTTGACTAGATGTTTCATGCTCTGAAACTTATTTAAAGTGACTCTTTGCACTATTGCTTGCCTGTATGTGTTCTTGTTGAAGTAAACCAGGGGATCAGTGTGCCTGCTTTAAGCATAGTGATGAAACTTACTTCACACTTCCTCTGCAGACTGAGCGTGCTGCTGTTCTCGCGGAGCTAAGGCCATTGAGTGCTGAGAACAGGCAGTACAATGAAGCTTTTAATGAGAAGTTGGAGGAGATGAAACCTTACAGAAACCGTTTAGGCAAGTTCCGTGATGAAAATAATGCCATGCGGGCGGAGAGTGCAGGCTTGTGCTCTTCACTCGAAGAGCTTGAGCATGAGGTATGATCAGCACTTTGATAACTCAACCCTTCTCAGTCAGTATTCTCATTTTTTGTTTGTTTATTCTCCTTCAATTCTCCCTAGATCAAGAGATTGAATCACCGCATAAGTCATGAGAGCATATCTTTAGATGAGGAGAAACGGCTGATCAAAGAAATTAAGACCCTTGAAAAAACCAGACCGAAGGTCAGTTCCAATGCTGCTAAACGAGCTAAGATGCAAGATACAGTGGTTGAAAGAGATGCCATACAGGATCAGGTGAAAGTAAGTATCCCATGCCGTGACTTCTGTCTTCTATTGTGCATTTACCTCCTGCATAAATAAATATTAGATACCATTTTGTTTGTCACTTCCCATTCAGCTCATCGGGGATGGTATAGATGGAGTAAAGAAGGAGCGACAAGCAGTCAGGTCTAAGATTAAGGTCCTGGACGATGAGATGAGGGTTGTTGATGGCGAGATTGCTTTGCTTCAAGAAGATTTAAATGCAGCTACCGCCAGAAAGGATAAAGCGTATGAGTCATTGACCGAATTGAGAAAAGCGCGTGATCTTGCCGTAAGTCAGCATACCTTCAACATCTCTCATGCTCATTATTATGTTTGCTCTTGTAATGTTGTTGAGAGTTTGAGACCACCCCATTTTCCAAGTACTTTAGTTGTGTTACAGTTTTACGCAATGAGGCATCATCTTTTTGCATGCCTGAACAGCACTTGAACTCCCTTTCTTGATTGTGGAAATATATGATCAGCCATCGCCTTTTCAAAATTTGAAGCTCTTTGTGACAGCCACATATTGATAAGCCGAATTCTCTGCATCATACCTGTGCATTTTGGTATCAGGAAAAGTTCCTTATTGACTTGAATGTAGCATCAAATTAtgttagtcacttattgaaatatcTGAGATGGCACTGCCAGTGCAGTGGTTGGAACATGCTTTATTAGAAGTCTGTCACAAATAATGGTTATTTACCGCACTGTCTTAACAAATTCTTTTGATTTTTCTTAATATTTATGTAGAGACTATCTATTGACAATGTTGCCTTCATCTTGATCAGAATGCATCCTTCCATCAAAACCGCATAGTTCTGAACAGAGCCAGGGATTATTCTTCTAGGAATGAGGTGGAAGAATTGCAAGAGCTCCACAAGACTGAGGTTTGCTTCCACAACCACCTCCTGTAACCTCATCTTTCATTGACTTAAGTATTTCTATACTCAATTGTTGATATGCGCTTTGGTAGGTTGAGAAGTTCATGACACAATGGTGCGGCAGCAAGACCTT
Above is a window of Triticum dicoccoides isolate Atlit2015 ecotype Zavitan chromosome 5B, WEW_v2.0, whole genome shotgun sequence DNA encoding:
- the LOC119308889 gene encoding proton pump-interactor BIP103-like codes for the protein MGMEVVGAEAAPAQVKVADEEVTLFQDKESQATAKEREEAAVFGSDNGKAAANDMAPPKDAAEEWPEPKQTYTFYFVKVRSFEDPKLRAKLEQAEKDFQNKIQARAKIIDAIKAKKTERAAVLAELRPLSAENRQYNEAFNEKLEEMKPYRNRLGKFRDENNAMRAESAGLCSSLEELEHEIKRLNHRISHESISLDEEKRLIKEIKTLEKTRPKVSSNAAKRAKMQDTVVERDAIQDQVKLIGDGIDGVKKERQAVRSKIKVLDDEMRVVDGEIALLQEDLNAATARKDKAYESLTELRKARDLANASFHQNRIVLNRARDYSSRNEVEELQELHKTEVEKFMTQWCGSKTFREDYEKRILTSLNGRQLTRDGRMRNPDEKPIFIETQQPAAPVQQEPIPSKAPLKQAKEAAAPQVAPKEEPLAKASAKSAKVKAAVDADDDAYEAEPPKEKPKPKEVDVAKLKEIKRQEEIEKNRLALERKKKQAEKQAAKAAARAQKEAEKKLKKEEKKTKKKTEAADTDEPTDSDTKSDEAAETQAEDESTPVPVVNKEQKQNTRTRNVVTKTKAPLPKAILKRKKAQSYRSWATPAVVISAVAVLVALLAALGYYQYYRPATTSN